One genomic window of Nicotiana sylvestris chromosome 10, ASM39365v2, whole genome shotgun sequence includes the following:
- the LOC138880081 gene encoding uncharacterized protein encodes MSKRLDWGTKFWDVNRDLRELVVYVRRVNDRLLIIKLVVNGFTFNMISAYRFQAGWSEEVKRHFRKDLDEVVHGILQFEKIFIGGDFNGHVRETARGYDEVKGGFSFRHRLLVMDLEVKGARKKRVVYGQPKIKWGSLTKGKAQELGENLLAMRAWRSSRDASSMWTTTANCIREAAREVLEVSKGYSGGYNGDWWWNGEVRGKVKAKKVAYLKLV; translated from the exons ATGTCCAAGAGACTAGATTGGGGCACGAAGTTTTGGGATGTTAATAGGGATCTCAGGGAGTTAGTGGTGTATGTTAGAAGGGTGAATGATAGGTTGTTAATTATTAAGCTAGTGGTTAATGGGTTCACTTTTAACATGATTAGTGCTTACAGGTTTCAAGCGGGATGGAGCGAGGAGGTTAAAAGGCACTTCCGGAAAGATTTGGACGAGGTTGTGCATGGTATTCTGCAGTTCGAGAAGATTTTCATAGGGGGTGATTTTAATGGTCATGTTAGGGAGACGGCTAGGGGTTATGACGAGGTGAAAGGCGGGTTCAGTTTCAGG CATAGGCTCTTGGTCATGGACTTGGAGGTCAAGGGAGCAAGGAAGAAGAGAGTGGTGTACGGCCAACCTAAGATCAAGTGGGGATCCTTGACTAAGGGAAAGGCTCAGGAGTTGGGGGAGAACCTATTGGCTATGAGGGCCTGGAGGAGTAGTAGGGATGCGAGTAGTATGTGGACCACGACAGCGAACTGCATTAGGGAAGCTGCTAGGGAGGTGTTAGAGGTATCGAAGGGTTACTCGGGTGGCTACAATggggactggtggtggaatgggGAGGTCCGAGGAAAAGTGAAAGCTAAGAAAGTGGCATATTTGAAGCTAGTATGA